The following coding sequences are from one Rhodothermales bacterium window:
- a CDS encoding SAM-dependent chlorinase/fluorinase gives MNRILTLTTDFGARDAYVASMKGVILGMVPEARLVDITHTIDAFDVMEAAYILRNAVEFFPAGTVHLAVVDPGVGSGRRPVAVRSGDRWFVGPDNGLFSLVLTGQRVDERVVLDRPAFWRTPTPSATFHGRDVFAPVAAHILRGTPLGELGTPIEALKPLHWALPIDDQQGIQGWVVHVDRFGNGITNITRTLFEDRRRGRAVKCYVGSTILAHVACTYTDAPGGEPLMLFDSSDHLEIAVNTGNASELLGIRKGAPVNVVFLEDR, from the coding sequence TTGAATCGCATCTTAACCTTAACAACCGACTTCGGCGCGCGCGACGCCTATGTCGCCAGCATGAAGGGCGTCATCCTCGGGATGGTGCCGGAAGCTCGCCTCGTTGATATCACGCACACGATCGACGCGTTCGACGTCATGGAGGCGGCGTACATCCTCAGGAACGCGGTCGAGTTTTTCCCCGCCGGCACGGTCCACCTCGCGGTGGTCGACCCCGGCGTCGGGTCCGGTCGGCGGCCCGTGGCCGTCCGCTCCGGCGACCGCTGGTTCGTCGGGCCGGACAATGGACTGTTTTCGCTGGTGCTCACCGGGCAGCGGGTAGACGAACGGGTCGTGCTGGACCGGCCGGCGTTCTGGCGCACCCCCACCCCCAGCGCCACCTTCCACGGGCGCGACGTTTTCGCACCCGTCGCCGCCCACATCCTGCGCGGGACTCCGCTGGGTGAACTCGGCACTCCCATCGAGGCCCTCAAGCCGCTCCACTGGGCCCTCCCGATTGACGATCAGCAGGGCATCCAGGGATGGGTCGTACACGTGGACCGGTTCGGAAATGGCATCACCAACATCACCCGCACCCTCTTCGAGGACCGCCGGCGCGGCCGCGCCGTCAAGTGTTACGTTGGCTCCACCATCCTGGCCCACGTGGCCTGCACCTACACCGACGCCCCCGGCGGAGAACCGCTCATGCTGTTCGACAGCAGCGACCACCTCGAGATTGCCGTCAACACCGGGAACGCCTCGGAGCTTCTCGGCATACGAAAGGGCGCGCCGGTCAATGTCGTGTTTCTGGAAGATCGGTGA
- a CDS encoding HAMP domain-containing sensor histidine kinase, protein MQSYRLSTNLKYGLVLFAVLIAVASLTYTSRLVSQLRAREQMVIQLWASALQEITLTQLESINPFQPEFAELAAMLTRGETGLPPEQAGALLDAIRWAQSMPPAGEASFIANAFLLSDDIPIPSILADSSGPISWRNLPGQIDSMMVKDRAGAMERLSTFQAEMDAVNPPVLIEIDDEDFGSFRQHVHYGESSLIRELRIFPYAQLLFVGLFIAVGYFGFSYIRRNEQSNLWVGMAKEAAHQLGTPISSLMGWTELLRMPELEAEQREAAVDEIENDISRLKRVANRFSNIGSRPQLTPTALEPVVTGMVEYIRRRTPSVGRQVGLEANVAPDLVVPMNVELFEWVIENLLKNALDAIETDQGSITIEASRDARWVYVDVRDTGKGIDRRQWKNVFRPGYSTKKRGWGLGLSLAKRIVEEYHGGSLEVTQSRIGEGTTFRVALPAVVQGR, encoded by the coding sequence ATGCAATCTTATCGCCTGTCGACGAACCTGAAGTACGGTCTCGTCCTGTTCGCGGTGTTGATCGCCGTTGCATCTCTCACCTACACGAGCCGGCTGGTCTCGCAGCTCCGAGCCCGGGAGCAGATGGTGATTCAGCTGTGGGCGAGTGCGCTCCAGGAGATCACGCTGACGCAGCTTGAGTCGATCAACCCGTTCCAGCCCGAGTTTGCCGAACTCGCGGCGATGCTTACCCGGGGAGAGACGGGGCTGCCTCCGGAGCAGGCCGGCGCCCTCCTGGATGCCATTCGATGGGCGCAGAGCATGCCGCCGGCCGGCGAGGCGAGTTTCATCGCCAATGCCTTCCTCCTGAGTGACGACATCCCCATCCCCTCCATCCTGGCGGACTCCAGCGGTCCGATTTCCTGGCGGAACCTCCCGGGTCAGATCGATTCCATGATGGTGAAGGATCGGGCGGGGGCGATGGAGCGCCTGTCCACGTTCCAGGCAGAGATGGACGCCGTCAATCCCCCCGTCCTGATCGAAATCGACGACGAGGACTTCGGCTCGTTTCGGCAGCACGTGCATTATGGGGAGTCGAGCCTGATCCGCGAATTACGCATCTTCCCGTACGCGCAACTGCTTTTTGTGGGCCTCTTCATCGCGGTGGGGTATTTCGGGTTTTCGTATATCCGCCGCAACGAACAGAGCAACCTGTGGGTTGGCATGGCGAAGGAGGCGGCCCACCAGCTGGGCACCCCGATTTCGAGCCTGATGGGATGGACGGAGCTGCTTCGGATGCCGGAGCTTGAGGCGGAGCAGCGAGAGGCCGCCGTCGACGAGATCGAGAACGACATCAGCCGGCTCAAGCGGGTCGCCAATCGGTTTTCCAACATCGGCTCGCGCCCGCAGCTGACGCCTACCGCGCTCGAGCCCGTGGTGACGGGGATGGTGGAATATATCCGACGGCGGACGCCCAGCGTGGGCCGGCAGGTGGGGCTGGAGGCGAATGTCGCCCCCGACCTTGTCGTCCCGATGAATGTCGAGCTCTTTGAGTGGGTCATTGAAAACCTGCTCAAAAATGCCCTGGACGCCATCGAGACAGACCAGGGTTCGATCACGATCGAGGCGTCGCGGGATGCCCGGTGGGTGTATGTCGATGTGCGGGATACCGGGAAGGGGATCGATCGCCGGCAGTGGAAAAACGTCTTCCGGCCGGGGTACAGCACGAAGAAACGGGGCTGGGGGCTCGGGTTGAGCCTGGCCAAACGTATCGTGGAGGAGTACCACGGCGGCAGCCTGGAGGTGACGCAGTCGCGTATCGGCGAGGGGACCACGTTTCGGGTCGCGTTGCCGGCCGTCGTTCAGGGGCGCTGA
- a CDS encoding adenylosuccinate synthase, with amino-acid sequence MPVSVVIGSQWGDEGKGKIVDLLSQDVDIVARYQGGANAGHTICWGDQTFVLHLVPSGIFQENVACVIGNGVVIDPVSMMTEIGMIRDLGYKTEGRLFISHNAHLIMPYHKKIEQARERFRDANAIGTTGRGIGPAYMDKFARTGIRVVDLLNRDVLRQKLKDAIEEKNEILSSIYGAERLDVDAIIDEYVEFDKLIDPYVRDTTQYLCQALKEGKRIMAEGAQGSLLDVDFGTYPYVTSSHPTVGGCCTGLGVPPTAIDRVIGIVKAYSTRVGNGPFPTELTNDLGERLRTTGHEFGATTGRPRRCGWLDLVALRYTSMINGFTELAITKLDVLSGLDELKVCVAYRYHGKETTRFPSEVQTLEIVEPVYESFPGWSEDIVGIDRFEELPGTARTYLQFIADQTEVGINMISTGPKRDQTIVSDQPILAAR; translated from the coding sequence ATGCCTGTAAGCGTTGTAATCGGCTCCCAGTGGGGCGATGAAGGGAAAGGAAAGATCGTCGACCTGCTCAGCCAGGACGTGGACATTGTCGCACGCTACCAGGGTGGCGCCAACGCCGGCCACACGATTTGTTGGGGGGATCAGACGTTTGTCCTCCACCTCGTCCCCAGCGGCATCTTTCAGGAGAACGTGGCCTGTGTGATCGGCAACGGGGTGGTGATCGACCCGGTGTCGATGATGACGGAGATCGGCATGATCCGCGACCTCGGGTATAAAACGGAGGGCCGGCTCTTCATCTCCCACAACGCCCACCTCATCATGCCCTACCACAAAAAGATCGAGCAGGCGCGCGAGCGGTTTCGCGACGCCAACGCGATCGGGACGACGGGACGGGGCATCGGGCCGGCGTATATGGACAAGTTCGCGCGGACGGGCATCCGGGTGGTCGACCTCCTCAACCGCGACGTCCTCCGCCAGAAACTGAAGGACGCGATCGAGGAGAAAAACGAAATCCTCAGTAGCATCTACGGCGCCGAGCGGCTGGACGTGGACGCGATCATCGATGAATACGTCGAGTTCGATAAACTCATCGACCCGTACGTCCGCGACACCACGCAGTACCTCTGCCAGGCCCTCAAGGAAGGCAAACGCATCATGGCCGAAGGCGCCCAGGGATCGTTGCTGGATGTCGACTTCGGGACTTACCCCTACGTCACCTCCAGCCACCCGACGGTCGGCGGTTGCTGCACCGGCCTCGGCGTCCCGCCGACCGCCATCGACCGTGTGATCGGCATCGTGAAAGCCTACAGCACCCGCGTGGGTAACGGTCCTTTTCCGACGGAGCTGACCAACGACCTCGGCGAGCGTCTCCGGACGACGGGCCATGAGTTTGGCGCCACGACCGGCCGGCCCCGCCGCTGCGGCTGGCTGGACCTTGTCGCCCTCCGCTATACGTCGATGATCAACGGCTTCACCGAACTGGCCATCACGAAGCTCGACGTGCTCAGCGGGCTCGACGAACTCAAGGTGTGTGTCGCCTACCGCTATCACGGCAAGGAAACCACGCGTTTCCCGAGCGAGGTGCAAACGCTCGAAATCGTCGAGCCGGTGTACGAGTCGTTCCCCGGCTGGTCGGAAGACATCGTAGGCATCGACCGCTTCGAGGAACTACCCGGGACCGCCCGCACCTATCTGCAGTTCATCGCCGACCAGACGGAAGTAGGGATCAACATGATCTCCACCGGCCCGAAACGCGACCAGACCATTGTCAGCGACCAGCCGATCCTGGCAGCCCGTTGA
- a CDS encoding STAS domain-containing protein has protein sequence MNYSVEEKYNAVVITLKGNVMGGPDGAKLHDTLKELKEQDKKNVVVDLSKTKFMNSSGLGMLISAMTTMRNAGGDLRLANVADRIQSLLVITKLITVFKHYDNVEDAVSSYAA, from the coding sequence ATGAATTACAGTGTCGAAGAGAAATACAACGCAGTCGTCATCACGCTGAAGGGTAACGTCATGGGCGGCCCGGACGGCGCGAAGCTGCACGACACGCTGAAAGAGTTGAAGGAGCAGGATAAAAAGAACGTGGTCGTCGATCTATCCAAGACCAAGTTCATGAACTCCAGCGGCCTCGGCATGTTGATCAGTGCGATGACCACGATGCGCAACGCCGGCGGAGACCTCCGCCTGGCGAACGTGGCCGATCGGATCCAGTCGCTGCTCGTCATCACGAAGCTGATCACGGTGTTCAAACACTACGACAACGTAGAAGACGCCGTTAGCAGCTACGCGGCATAA
- the secF gene encoding protein translocase subunit SecF has protein sequence MRIFENANYQFMRNRKIAYAISGALFVLSLASLLFRGLEVGIDFLGGMEFVVESDQPVSTAEVRSTLATALGSEPEVKTFDETGLLIRTASTGDINEVEAQVLRGVNEAAPGGTHRIVKTDIVGPRFAEDLKRGAFYSVIGSLIVIFLYIWVRFQWKVGYSVGAVAALVHDVVITLGMFSLMHHLNIVPFSLQIDQTIIAAFLTIVGYSINDTVVVFDRIREYTTMFKTENYENVVNRSINTTLSRTIITSGTTLLVVITLFIFGSEVLRGFAFALLFGIGIGTYSSIFVAAPIVVELRNRIGAR, from the coding sequence ATGCGTATTTTTGAAAACGCCAACTATCAGTTTATGCGCAACCGCAAGATCGCCTACGCGATTTCGGGCGCCTTATTCGTGCTCAGCCTCGCGTCGTTGCTATTCCGGGGCCTGGAGGTGGGGATCGACTTCCTGGGCGGGATGGAGTTTGTCGTCGAGAGCGACCAGCCGGTGTCGACCGCCGAAGTCCGCTCGACGCTGGCCACCGCACTGGGTAGCGAGCCCGAGGTGAAGACGTTCGATGAGACGGGCCTGCTGATTCGCACGGCCTCCACGGGCGACATCAACGAGGTAGAGGCCCAGGTGCTCCGGGGCGTTAATGAGGCCGCCCCGGGCGGGACGCACCGGATCGTGAAGACCGACATCGTTGGCCCCCGGTTCGCCGAGGACCTCAAGCGGGGCGCGTTTTATTCGGTCATCGGCTCGCTCATCGTGATCTTCCTGTACATCTGGGTCCGTTTCCAGTGGAAAGTGGGATACAGCGTCGGCGCCGTCGCCGCGCTCGTCCACGACGTCGTGATCACGCTGGGAATGTTCTCGCTCATGCATCACCTGAACATCGTTCCGTTTTCGCTCCAGATCGATCAGACGATTATAGCGGCGTTCCTCACGATCGTCGGCTACTCGATCAACGACACGGTGGTTGTGTTCGACCGTATCCGCGAGTACACCACGATGTTCAAGACGGAAAACTACGAAAATGTGGTCAACCGATCCATCAACACCACACTGAGCCGCACTATCATTACCTCGGGCACGACCTTGCTCGTAGTGATAACGCTGTTTATATTCGGGAGCGAAGTGTTGCGGGGATTCGCCTTTGCGCTGCTATTCGGCATCGGCATCGGCACCTATTCCTCGATTTTTGTGGCGGCCCCCATCGTGGTGGAGCTTCGGAATCGGATCGGTGCACGATGA